The following coding sequences are from one Rhodobiaceae bacterium window:
- the soj gene encoding chromosome-partitioning ATPase Soj has protein sequence MSTEMFVLVFAAQKGGVGKTTLAGHVAIAAHLAGAGPVGLIDTDPQGSLQKWMEVRSLEGPTLFQSEYGGVGPALREAAQAGMKLAIVDTPPAVTRAISDVVSYADMVVVPTRPSPHDLRAVGPTVDIAQWHDKPLVFVVNAATARTRITADAAVALSQHGTVAPVTLHHRVDFAASMIDGRTVMETKPNGKSAAEVEALWAYLADRVNRLRPAQSQAPTDAFGSHVPSNVNALGRQAPAFGRRAGH, from the coding sequence ATGTCGACGGAAATGTTTGTTCTGGTCTTTGCGGCCCAAAAGGGAGGTGTCGGGAAGACGACCCTCGCAGGTCATGTGGCAATCGCCGCTCATTTAGCGGGGGCAGGGCCGGTGGGGCTCATTGATACCGACCCCCAAGGCAGTTTGCAGAAATGGATGGAAGTCCGCTCTCTGGAGGGCCCCACCCTGTTTCAATCTGAATATGGTGGTGTCGGCCCCGCCCTGCGCGAGGCGGCCCAGGCGGGCATGAAGCTCGCGATTGTCGATACGCCGCCGGCGGTGACCCGCGCGATCTCTGACGTTGTTTCCTACGCCGATATGGTTGTCGTGCCGACGCGTCCGAGCCCCCATGATTTGCGTGCCGTCGGACCAACCGTGGATATTGCCCAATGGCACGACAAGCCCCTGGTATTTGTTGTGAACGCAGCAACTGCGCGGACCAGAATAACCGCCGATGCCGCTGTCGCGTTGTCCCAGCACGGTACGGTGGCGCCAGTGACGCTCCATCACCGGGTCGATTTTGCCGCAAGCATGATTGATGGACGCACAGTGATGGAAACCAAGCCCAATGGAAAGAGTGCCGCGGAAGTCGAAGCCTTGTGGGCCTATTTGGCCGACCGTGTTAATCGACTCCGTCCCGCTCAAAGCCAGGCTCCAACCGACGCGTTTGGCAGCCATGTTCCGAGCAACGTAAACGCGTTGGGCCGGCAGGCACCCGCGTTTGGCCGCAGAGCCGGACACTGA
- the ros gene encoding transcriptional regulatory protein ros codes for MQDKADLVEMTAEIVSAYVGNNAVSVSDVPALIETVFGALSSVDQAGANKEELVVEPAVPVRQSITPDYLICLEDGKRFKSLKRHLRTHYNLSPEEYRRKWGLPPDYPMVAPNYAAARSKLAKKMGLGQKSGGTRGSK; via the coding sequence ATGCAAGATAAGGCGGATCTGGTAGAGATGACCGCCGAGATTGTGTCGGCATATGTTGGAAACAATGCCGTAAGCGTCTCCGATGTGCCTGCGCTCATTGAAACGGTGTTTGGGGCGCTGAGCAGCGTCGATCAGGCGGGCGCGAACAAAGAAGAGCTGGTGGTGGAACCGGCTGTTCCCGTGCGCCAATCTATCACCCCTGATTATCTGATTTGTTTGGAAGACGGAAAGCGCTTCAAATCGCTGAAGCGTCATCTACGCACCCACTATAACCTCTCGCCAGAAGAGTATCGCCGCAAATGGGGTCTGCCGCCAGATTATCCAATGGTGGCGCCGAACTATGCTGCGGCACGCTCCAAACTCGCCAAGAAGATGGGTCTTGGTCAGAAAAGCGGCGGAACCCGCGGCAGTAAATAG
- the dnaA gene encoding chromosomal replication initiator protein DnaA: MQEMSSNVSLNHTEELSRYGILTTKAAAKRAAIWAHQAADVRLTCEVVARVYNILPEALCASTRGEAHVAQARQIAMYLAHITFGLSLGAVGRHFGRDRTTAAYACERVEDRRDDLRLDLMLDRLERALSILSAARSGLASKIQ, encoded by the coding sequence ATGCAAGAAATGTCCTCAAATGTTTCACTGAATCACACGGAAGAACTATCACGCTACGGCATTTTGACCACGAAGGCTGCCGCCAAACGGGCGGCCATATGGGCGCACCAGGCAGCCGACGTCCGACTGACCTGTGAAGTGGTTGCGAGAGTTTACAACATTTTGCCCGAAGCGCTCTGCGCAAGCACTCGTGGGGAAGCCCATGTCGCACAAGCCCGGCAGATTGCCATGTATCTCGCTCACATCACCTTTGGTCTCTCGTTGGGGGCTGTGGGCCGACATTTCGGACGCGACAGAACAACGGCGGCATACGCCTGTGAGCGGGTTGAGGACCGGAGGGATGATCTTCGCCTTGATTTGATGCTGGACCGGCTGGAAAGAGCGCTTTCCATCCTGTCCGCCGCCCGCTCAGGGCTCGCATCGAAAATCCAGTAG
- the sufE gene encoding cysteine desulfuration protein SufE, with protein sequence MAIQDLIDDFSYLDDWEDRYKYVIELGKGLAPLSDAEHSAETKVQGCVSQVWLVCESDDEGAHLSFRGDSDALIVKGLIAILLAMYADQTPADILAVDAKSIFEQLGLDEHLSPQRSNGLHAMVSRVREDAARQLAGAHTD encoded by the coding sequence ATGGCCATTCAGGATCTGATCGACGATTTCAGCTATCTCGATGACTGGGAAGATCGATACAAATATGTGATCGAGCTCGGGAAAGGGCTCGCCCCTTTGTCCGATGCTGAGCATAGCGCCGAGACAAAGGTCCAGGGATGTGTGAGCCAGGTCTGGCTCGTTTGTGAAAGCGATGATGAAGGTGCCCACCTGTCGTTCCGGGGTGATAGCGATGCGCTCATCGTCAAAGGTCTGATCGCCATCCTGCTGGCCATGTATGCCGACCAAACACCTGCTGACATTCTGGCGGTTGATGCAAAATCCATCTTTGAACAATTGGGCCTAGATGAGCATTTGAGCCCGCAGCGCTCAAATGGTCTTCATGCCATGGTGTCTCGTGTTCGAGAGGATGCAGCTCGGCAGCTTGCAGGCGCTCACACGGACTGA
- the tsaM1 gene encoding toluene-4-sulfonate monooxygenase system iron-sulfur subunit TsaM1: MFLRDIWYFAVPGESLAPGAMVHKVLLGDPIVIGREADGTPFALRDICPHRGVPLSSGALFSPETSGCGTSAIECPYHGWKFRPDGHCAEIPSLVPDQDMDIERIKVRAYPVREVQGNIWVYIADDAHPDAAPTIDPPQVPDFDDKVPNIRESMIFDCHIDHAVIGLMDPAHGPFVHQAWWWRSSKSIHEKAKDFAPNPRGFTMVAHTPSSNSAGYKVLGGTPVTEISFQLPGIRIEHIKIGKNTVCGLTTVTPLDENRTEITQTFYWTMPFLSFAKPIARQFMRAFLGQDRDMVNLQQQGLKFEPRLMLINDSDVQAKWYHRLKTEWAKSVEDGSEFVNPIEPITLRWRS, encoded by the coding sequence ATGTTTTTACGCGATATCTGGTATTTTGCAGTTCCGGGCGAAAGCCTGGCGCCCGGCGCGATGGTGCATAAAGTTCTCCTAGGCGACCCGATTGTTATCGGCCGGGAAGCTGACGGCACGCCGTTTGCGCTGCGCGATATCTGTCCACACCGTGGCGTACCGCTTTCATCGGGCGCCCTCTTCTCTCCTGAGACGAGCGGTTGTGGCACCAGCGCCATTGAGTGCCCGTATCATGGATGGAAGTTCCGGCCTGACGGGCATTGTGCGGAAATTCCCTCACTCGTGCCCGACCAGGATATGGATATTGAGCGCATAAAGGTGCGTGCTTATCCGGTGCGCGAGGTCCAGGGTAACATCTGGGTCTACATTGCCGACGATGCTCATCCAGATGCCGCCCCAACGATTGACCCGCCGCAGGTGCCAGACTTTGACGACAAAGTGCCCAATATTCGCGAGTCCATGATTTTCGACTGCCATATCGATCATGCAGTGATTGGACTAATGGACCCGGCACACGGACCGTTTGTGCACCAGGCTTGGTGGTGGCGGTCGTCAAAGTCGATCCATGAGAAAGCGAAAGACTTTGCGCCCAACCCACGTGGGTTCACCATGGTCGCGCATACGCCCTCGTCAAATTCTGCCGGCTACAAAGTGCTGGGCGGTACTCCCGTGACAGAAATTTCGTTTCAGCTGCCGGGTATCCGTATTGAGCACATCAAGATCGGCAAGAATACGGTGTGCGGCCTGACAACGGTCACGCCGCTGGATGAAAACCGTACGGAGATCACGCAGACATTCTATTGGACGATGCCGTTTCTCTCATTTGCAAAACCCATTGCGCGGCAATTCATGCGCGCCTTCCTCGGCCAGGACCGGGACATGGTCAACCTGCAACAGCAGGGTCTCAAATTCGAGCCGCGCCTCATGCTGATCAATGATTCAGATGTCCAGGCAAAGTGGTACCACCGCCTTAAAACCGAATGGGCAAAGTCAGTTGAA
- a CDS encoding hypothetical protein (protein of unknown function (DUF1491)) codes for MNLKADIWVKALIRRAGVANVPAMVVRRGNSEAGTIYVKVARLDGTADVYGPTWGEDGSRIWMHSVGEGAVPEADADAYLARQEKFDPDFWIVEIEDRQGRHFLTEPVKGDPQ; via the coding sequence ATGAACCTAAAAGCGGACATCTGGGTAAAGGCGCTGATCCGCCGCGCGGGCGTGGCAAATGTCCCCGCAATGGTCGTACGGCGGGGGAATAGTGAAGCCGGGACGATCTATGTGAAAGTCGCGCGTCTGGATGGGACGGCGGATGTTTACGGGCCAACATGGGGGGAGGATGGCAGCCGTATCTGGATGCACTCCGTCGGTGAGGGGGCAGTACCTGAGGCAGATGCGGACGCCTACCTTGCCCGTCAGGAGAAGTTCGACCCTGACTTTTGGATCGTTGAAATTGAAGATCGGCAGGGCCGCCATTTCCTCACCGAACCAGTGAAGGGCGACCCGCAATAG
- a CDS encoding helix-turn-helix protein: MGLTQTDLAKRLGTTAATVSRLETDGIKISVDWLAPLAKIFQVQLTDLLDAPSPERIEMLGELSSSGAVTAPKRAIEAGFLLHVPATFPVAVQIKQDIGRYNEGALLIADRLSGDDFKQAFDQDCLVGLRGGKIFLRRLIQSPKNGARFGLVPLEPGIETKYVSQLTWCAPIVMSVMYF; encoded by the coding sequence ATGGGCCTGACACAGACCGATCTGGCAAAGCGCCTGGGGACAACGGCTGCCACTGTTTCCAGACTGGAAACTGACGGGATCAAAATCTCTGTCGACTGGTTGGCACCGCTTGCGAAAATCTTTCAGGTCCAGCTGACGGATCTGCTAGATGCGCCCTCGCCAGAGCGCATTGAGATGCTCGGAGAACTAAGCTCAAGCGGCGCCGTTACCGCTCCCAAAAGAGCCATAGAAGCGGGCTTTCTGCTTCATGTTCCTGCGACCTTTCCCGTAGCGGTTCAAATCAAGCAAGACATTGGACGCTACAATGAAGGGGCCCTTCTCATCGCTGATCGGTTGTCAGGTGATGACTTCAAACAGGCGTTTGATCAGGATTGTCTTGTAGGATTGCGTGGCGGCAAAATTTTTCTGCGGCGCCTCATTCAAAGCCCCAAAAATGGGGCACGCTTCGGCCTGGTGCCTCTTGAGCCTGGCATTGAAACCAAATATGTCAGCCAGCTCACCTGGTGCGCACCTATTGTCATGTCGGTTATGTATTTTTGA
- the prfC gene encoding peptide chain release factor 3, with translation MTSTFEPTTEPKTEEVRRRRTFAIISHPDAGKTTLTENLLLRGGAIHLAGQVKARGDRRRARSDWMKIEQERGISVTSAVMTFEYKGVICNLLDTPGHEDFSEDTYRTLTAADSAIMVIDAAKGIEAQTLKLFEVCRLRDVPIITFINKIDREGQDPFDLMQEVSDKLALDTAPMTWPVGQGNRLKGIYDLTQNEFISYKQGETPVNTGLSVDSNEITRHLSEDELSTLKEEAELAQGACSPFDLELYRAGALTPVFFGTALRELGVDELLDAVASFAPPPRPQPSSARDISPDEKKVSGFVFKVQANMDQNHRDRIAFMRLCSGKFKRGMKLKLSSSGKAIGVHNPILFFAQDRELVDEAWPGDIIGIPNHGTIRVGDTLTENEDLIFTGIPNFAPEILQRVRLDDPMKAKHLRRALESLAEEGVTQVFKPQLGANWVVGVVGRLQLEVLAQRIEAEYDIKVAFEQAPYETARWVDSDDAAELKRFLDGNVASMAEDRDGAPVFMAKSAWEVGYTEEKWPKIRFSAIRERAPAAA, from the coding sequence ATGACAAGTACTTTTGAGCCGACGACCGAACCAAAAACGGAGGAGGTGCGCCGCCGTCGGACCTTCGCGATTATCTCGCACCCGGATGCCGGTAAGACGACCCTGACGGAAAATCTGCTTCTGCGCGGTGGCGCCATCCACCTCGCCGGACAGGTGAAAGCCCGTGGCGACCGCAGGCGCGCGCGCTCTGACTGGATGAAGATCGAGCAGGAGCGAGGCATCTCGGTGACGTCTGCCGTCATGACGTTTGAATATAAAGGTGTCATCTGCAATTTGCTCGATACACCAGGCCATGAAGACTTCTCTGAAGACACCTATCGCACACTCACCGCAGCAGACAGCGCCATCATGGTCATTGATGCCGCAAAGGGCATCGAAGCCCAGACGCTGAAGCTCTTCGAAGTCTGCCGTCTCCGTGATGTGCCGATCATCACCTTCATCAATAAGATTGACCGGGAAGGTCAGGACCCGTTCGACCTGATGCAGGAAGTTTCGGACAAACTGGCGTTGGATACGGCACCGATGACCTGGCCCGTGGGGCAGGGGAACCGTCTAAAGGGAATCTACGATCTCACTCAAAACGAGTTCATCTCCTACAAGCAGGGCGAGACACCCGTAAACACAGGCCTCTCTGTCGACAGCAATGAGATCACCCGCCACCTAAGCGAAGATGAGCTGAGCACACTGAAAGAAGAGGCAGAACTGGCCCAAGGGGCCTGCTCTCCCTTCGATCTGGAGCTTTATCGCGCAGGCGCGCTGACACCTGTCTTCTTTGGCACAGCGCTTCGGGAACTCGGCGTCGATGAATTGCTGGATGCGGTGGCATCCTTCGCACCGCCGCCCCGGCCACAACCATCATCGGCACGGGACATCAGTCCGGATGAAAAGAAAGTCTCCGGCTTTGTGTTCAAGGTGCAGGCCAATATGGATCAGAACCACCGGGACCGCATTGCCTTCATGCGGCTCTGTTCCGGCAAGTTCAAACGCGGCATGAAACTGAAGCTCTCCAGCTCCGGCAAGGCGATCGGTGTGCACAACCCGATCCTTTTCTTTGCCCAGGACAGAGAGCTAGTCGACGAAGCCTGGCCAGGCGACATTATCGGCATCCCCAATCACGGCACGATCCGGGTGGGCGATACGCTTACCGAAAATGAAGATCTGATTTTCACCGGCATACCGAATTTCGCTCCGGAGATTTTGCAGCGGGTGCGGCTGGATGATCCTATGAAGGCAAAACATTTGCGCCGCGCATTGGAAAGCCTCGCCGAAGAAGGTGTGACGCAGGTCTTCAAACCACAGCTCGGTGCCAATTGGGTGGTCGGTGTCGTGGGGCGTCTGCAGCTCGAAGTTCTCGCACAACGGATAGAGGCGGAATACGACATCAAGGTCGCGTTCGAGCAGGCACCCTATGAAACCGCGCGCTGGGTGGACAGTGACGATGCAGCAGAACTGAAGCGCTTTCTGGACGGCAATGTCGCCAGCATGGCCGAAGACCGCGACGGAGCGCCTGTCTTCATGGCCAAAAGCGCCTGGGAAGTGGGCTACACCGAAGAGAAGTGGCCAAAGATCCGCTTCTCCGCCATCCGGGAGCGGGCACCTGCTGCGGCCTGA
- a CDS encoding hypothetical protein (family of unknown function (DUF5330)) codes for MAASFSDERVEEQLNLTDVAGAAMASADDVLSFCDRNPQTCETGWTIAVHVQAQVKHYGALALDWVATQQNSNTPAHQPRARPSETPSPSVEVVRGA; via the coding sequence ATGGCCGCCTCTTTCAGCGATGAGAGAGTCGAGGAGCAGCTCAATCTCACTGATGTTGCTGGCGCTGCCATGGCATCTGCTGATGATGTCCTCAGCTTTTGCGACCGAAATCCCCAAACTTGCGAGACCGGATGGACAATCGCTGTCCATGTCCAGGCCCAAGTCAAACATTACGGCGCACTTGCGCTAGATTGGGTCGCAACCCAGCAAAATTCGAATACCCCGGCTCACCAGCCACGCGCACGACCATCTGAGACGCCTTCACCCAGCGTTGAGGTCGTGCGCGGAGCTTGA